The genomic DNA AAGCCACAGTCCCCAGAAAAGCCCCGCCGCAAGGAAGCCGTTGTAAAGTCCCTGGTTGGCCGCGAGCACCTTGGTCTGCGCCGCGAAGTCTTTGGTGATCCCAAAAGCTTGGAGTCCTCTGGGTTTATCCCAAAGGAACATTTCGAGTACCAGAATGTACACATGCACGCTGGCAATGAGAAAAACGACCAGATTGGCCACGAACACAAGCACGGAAACCTCAAACGTTGCCGGAAGGCGTTGACGTTCGCGCACTTGCCGGTTGCCAGTGGGCGGTACCAAGGTGGCCGGTCGGCACGTTTTTATGGTGCGCTGATATAGGCGTCGATCTGGCGACGGATGCGGTAGTAATCTTCAAGTAGGCGGTTGATCCCTACTACAAAGGGAATCTGAGCTGCGGCAGCTTCTTCGATGCGAGCCGCCAGCGCCAGCGCTTCTGGCGTGTCTGGCGCGGTTTTCTCTTCAAGCGCCATCAGTTCATAGACGTTCTCGCCGCGTGGGTGGTGGTGGTAACAGTGCGTCACAAACGCAAGTGTCAACCCATCCGCAATCTGATGAAGCAAATCCACATCCGCCAAGTGGAAGTCAGCCAGGAGAAAAGAATCCGATTC from Chloracidobacterium validum includes the following:
- a CDS encoding DUF1304 domain-containing protein, encoding MRERQRLPATFEVSVLVFVANLVVFLIASVHVYILVLEMFLWDKPRGLQAFGITKDFAAQTKVLAANQGLYNGFLAAGLFWGLWLGALGGPVKVFFLSCVLIAGLYGGATASRRILFIQAVPATLGLVLLGLASWP